A section of the Verrucomicrobiota bacterium genome encodes:
- a CDS encoding SET domain-containing protein-lysine N-methyltransferase, with protein sequence MKALPTTLEEAWALLQESEPGTSPFCEARNSVIHGQGVFATETIRKGWPVIAYAGEKVTKDEGNRRGLAQAEKAKQTGEAAVYVFILNDEWDIDGNFDYNTARLINHSCQPNCETEIDQDRIWVVALKKIRKGEELSFDYGFDLDDFEDHPCLCGTDDCCGYIVGQDYRVKLAKKLKKRRKAARKKKGKASKKKGKGQKRGPKGPPP encoded by the coding sequence ATGAAGGCGCTCCCGACCACCCTCGAAGAAGCCTGGGCCCTCTTGCAGGAAAGCGAGCCGGGGACCTCCCCTTTCTGCGAGGCCCGGAACTCGGTCATCCACGGCCAAGGGGTCTTTGCCACCGAGACCATCCGAAAGGGCTGGCCCGTCATCGCCTACGCGGGCGAAAAGGTAACGAAAGACGAAGGCAACCGCCGCGGGCTGGCCCAAGCCGAGAAGGCCAAACAAACCGGGGAAGCCGCCGTCTATGTCTTCATCCTCAATGACGAGTGGGACATCGATGGCAATTTCGACTACAACACCGCCCGCTTGATCAACCACTCCTGCCAGCCCAACTGCGAAACCGAAATCGATCAGGACCGCATTTGGGTGGTGGCCCTCAAGAAGATCCGAAAGGGCGAGGAACTTAGCTTCGACTACGGCTTTGATCTGGACGACTTCGAGGATCACCCCTGCCTCTGTGGCACGGACGACTGCTGCGGCTACATCGTGGGGCAGGACTATCGGGTCAAGCTCGCGAAAAAGCTCAAAAAGCGACGGAAGGCCGCGCGCAAAAAGAAAGGCAAAGCGTCCAAGAAGAAAGGCAAAGGCCAAAAGCGTGGGCCAAAAGGTCCGCCCCCCTGA
- a CDS encoding endonuclease/exonuclease/phosphatase family protein yields the protein MKTWFLRRLENLLQVGLLLGAIATLLSYAGTFFYQWQIDLFSHFHLQLGLGCLAVAGGLLLFRSWLLAGLGLLLSAAHWLSVSYYFMGSPVVPKPEGAPTLSVLTFNVLASNQERSALWSYLTEDPPDVVLLQEIDREWARFLAQKDGPWEHKYLQPRGRIEGHALLSRFPLKGMGMLNPNGTEAVGIAFATIQPAGAPAVRFFSVHPLPSLNAELEKKSLHYLEALAEEVAREEGLVVVAGDFNRTPWSPPLAEFLKTTALVDVRRGGGFPPTWKRFTLLGLPIDHLLVSRGISVLDQRVGPALGSDHHPVRAELALP from the coding sequence ATGAAGACTTGGTTCTTACGACGCTTGGAAAATCTGTTGCAGGTCGGGCTGCTTTTGGGGGCCATCGCCACGCTCCTCTCCTATGCGGGGACGTTCTTCTACCAATGGCAGATTGACCTTTTCTCCCACTTTCATTTGCAGTTGGGGCTGGGCTGCTTGGCGGTGGCGGGGGGGCTGCTCCTTTTTCGCAGTTGGCTTCTAGCCGGGCTGGGCTTGCTGCTTTCGGCGGCCCATTGGCTTTCAGTGAGCTATTATTTCATGGGGAGTCCGGTGGTGCCCAAACCAGAAGGTGCCCCCACCCTTTCCGTGCTTACTTTCAATGTCCTGGCTTCCAATCAGGAAAGAAGCGCCCTCTGGAGTTACCTGACCGAGGACCCGCCCGACGTGGTGCTGCTGCAAGAGATTGACCGCGAGTGGGCCCGCTTTCTGGCTCAAAAAGACGGCCCTTGGGAGCACAAGTATTTGCAGCCCCGCGGGCGAATCGAAGGACACGCCCTTCTTTCCCGCTTTCCCTTGAAGGGTATGGGGATGCTCAATCCCAATGGAACCGAGGCGGTGGGAATCGCTTTTGCCACCATCCAGCCCGCGGGCGCGCCGGCCGTGCGATTCTTTTCAGTGCACCCTTTGCCCTCACTCAACGCCGAACTGGAGAAGAAGAGCCTGCATTACCTGGAAGCGCTGGCCGAGGAGGTAGCCCGCGAAGAAGGCTTGGTGGTGGTGGCAGGCGATTTCAACCGAACGCCGTGGTCGCCTCCTCTGGCCGAATTTCTCAAGACCACTGCCCTCGTCGATGTGCGCCGTGGCGGGGGCTTCCCGCCGACTTGGAAACGCTTCACCCTTTTGGGCCTTCCCATTGATCACCTCTTGGTCTCGCGCGGGATCTCGGTCCTCGACCAGCGGGTCGGACCCGCCCTTGGTTCGGATCACCATCCGGTCCGTGCCGAGCTGGCTTTGCCCTGA